CTCCATACCCATAGTTGTTCGTATCAATAATCCCAAGCACGCTCTGCAGAATTCCGGTATATGGAAGCAGCTCTTCCGACACGCCGGAAAGATCAAACATCAGAGTGGCATAACCGATTCCGTTCGACTCGATTTCATGATGCACCAGTTTGATGCCGTCGATTTCCTTTTCTGTATTATAAACAGGAGCGATCTCTTCTGTGATATCTTCTCTGTTTAATACCGGAATCTTTGCCATATCTTCCGGAGCATCTTCTGACTCCTGATACGCTTCCAGCTCTTTTGTAGCTGCCACCAGTCTGTTAAGTTCTTCCTCACTCAGCCCCGCTTTATAAGCTGCCAGTTTTTCTTCCAGCTCTTTGTCCATCCGAGCTGTCCGCCCTTTTTCCGGCTTTACGATCACGATGGAGCCATGCTGATTATCAAGCAGATAAGTCTGGATCAGTTTTTCAAAATATCCGGTAGAAATCTGTTCTTTCAAATATTCAAAGGTCGGGATTGCCTGCATATGCATAAATGGCTCGTTCTCATCATACAGCCAGCTGTCCATGATCTGCAGGCCGTACATCAGTCCCTTTGGATAATTTCCAAAATCTGCCTCTCTGAAGCGGAACTCGTGATAGTTGATCCCTGCCTCCAGAGATTTTTTATCCATTCCGTTTTTCACGATCGACTGGAGTGTCTCTTCGATCACACGGATAAATGCCTCTTTCTGATCACGATTCGCATTTTTAGAGACAATAGAAAAGATCGGCTGATAGATTCCATTGTCATAAGAACCCATGATATCTTTTCCGATTCCTGCATCCAAAAGCGCTTTTTTCAGCGGTGCACCCGGTGCAGAGAGCAGTGCATAGTCCAGAATCTGAAACGCCAGATACAGCTTTTCATCCAGACTTGTCCCGATGACTTTATTATAAGAAAGATACGTATTATCCTCCTCAGACTCCTCACTGGAGATCGAATACTCCATCTCCAGTTCTCTGATCTCTTCAAACGGTTTCTGATATTTGATCTCGGAATCCACTTCGATCGCATCAAATGCTGACAGATAATTTTCATCCAGCCATCTTAACTTTTCTTCCATGTCCATATCTCCGTAAAGATAGATATAGCTGTTAGACGGATGATAATATGTCCTGTGGAAATTCAAAAACTGCTCGTACGTCAGCTCCGGGATCACATCCGGATCACCGCCGGATTCATTGGCGTAAGAAGTGTCCGGGAACAGAGAATTCTGGATCACACGGTCCAGCACACCTTCCGGAGACGAAAACGCTCCCTTCATCTCATTGTATACCACGCCATTGTACTCCAGCTTTCCATCTGCCGTATCCAGTTTGTAGCTCCACCCTTCCTGACGGAAGATTTCATCATGCTCATAGATGTTCGGATAAAATACTGCATCCATGTATACATGCATTAAATTCTGAAAATCCTTCGAATTACAGCTTGCAACCGGATATAATGTCTTGTCCGGATAGGTCATAGCATTCAAAAACGTATTCAGTGATCCCTTTACCAGTTCCACAAACGGGTCTTTCACCGGAAAATTTTTCGAGCCGCACAGCACGGAATGTTCCATAATATGAGGAACTCCGGTACTGTCCGGAGCCGGTGTGCGGAATCCGATCGTAAATACCTTATTCTCGTCATCATTGGCAAACAGTAAGATCTTTGCCTGGCTTTTTTTATGTTTTAACAGGATCCCTTTTGATTTCAGGTCAGATAAATCTTCTTCCCGAATTACTTCATATGCATTCAAATCATAAATACTCATCTTCATTCGCTCCTCTGTATTCTGTAATTGCATACAGGCATTATACCATTATCTGCACAACTTTAAAAGGGGCGAACTGATTTCACGCTTGCATTCACACTTGCAGCTTTACACTTGCAGTCGCTACGATGTCTGCACCTGTTCCCGCCACATTTTCAAGAAGAACATCTCCGATTTCTACCGGTGCATCTGCATGCACATCCTTTAACTGCCGAATACAGTCCATGATCTTCTCTTTTGGGATTTCTTTCTTTGTTTTTACCGAAACACGAGGCTGCGTTCCCCCGGTCACAGGCACCGTCGTCGTTACGATCCGAACCGGATGCAAAATCTCTGCTTCGGCATATTTTGCCCCTCTCGGACAATGATTGCCGGAAACACTGACCACGGTTTTATTTTCTGTCACTGCTGTGATCTGACATCCCAGAGGGCAGCAGATGCATGTCAACTCTCTCTCTTTCATATCACAATTCCTCCATCTGCAGTCTGATTTCCTTTATTTCCGCCACTTTTTCAAACACATTCTCCGGGATCAGGATTTGTTCCATCTCTCCCGGCGCTGCTGATTTTTTCTTTTTCTCCAACGCCAGCTCTCCATTGAGATATACCTGCACTTTACACGCCCCGAAGACTTTGTTCACCCGAAATCGGATATTCAATCCTTTCTCCTGTTTTCTGTGAATCTGGGACGGTACTGTGTAGCGCACGCCTCCCTCTGACTGAATCCGGACGAACGTTTCTGTGACAGAATGTTCTGTCTTTTGAACTGCTCTCTGCGCATACTCTGCAGCTGCCTTTCCTGCCCGCGTGGCTTCCTCTGACACAAAATCCACCAGATCATGTACATGCAGCACATTGCCACAGGCAAAAATCCCCTCCACATCTGTTTCCAGATTTTCATCCACCAACGGACCGTTTGTCACAGGATTCAAACTGACCTGCGCCTGTCTGGAAAGCTCATTTTCCGGCAGCAGCCCCACGGATAACAGCAAGGTATCACAGGCATAGAACTCTTCTGTTCCCGGAATCGGTCTTGCCTGTGCATCCACCTGTGCCAGTGTAACTCCCTCCACTCGTTTTTTCCCGTGTATTTTTACAACCGTATGGCTCAATTTCAGCGGGATTCCATAATCATCCAGACACTGCACGATATTTCGTTTCAAACCTCCCGAATATGGCATCAGTTCTGCAACGACATTGACGTGCGCACCTTCCAGCGTCATCCTCCGCGCCATGATCAGGCCGATATCACCGGAACCTAAGATCACCACTTCTCTTCCCGGCAGATATCCTTCCATATTGACCAGACGCTGTGCCGTTCCTGCTGTATAAATGCCTGCCGGACGATATCCCGGAATATTTAAGGCGCCTCTTGGACGTTCTCTGCATCCCATGGCAAGTACGATCGCATCTGCCTGTATCTGACAGATTCCCCTCTCGCTGCTCATCGTTGTCACAACCCGCTCTTTTGTGATATCCATAACCATGGTGTTTAATCGATATTCAATGTCAAGCGCTTCCACCTGTTCGATAAATCTCGCCGCATACTCCGGACCTGTCAGTTCTTCTTTGAATGTATGCAGCCCAAACCCATTATGGATACACTGATTCAAAATACCGCCAAGTCTCTCATCCCTCTCCAGGATCACAATCTTTTTGGCTCCCGCAGCTCTGGCTGCCACTGCCGCTGCCAGTCCTGCCGGTCCTCCGCCGATAATCACAATCTCATATCTTACCATCTTTATTCCTCCCCACGATCATCTCGGAACCTGCTCCGTTTTTCGTAATCTCTTCCTGTCTGATCTTCAATTCCCGTTCCAGAATCTCCATTCTCTTCGGTGTACAAAAGCCTGCCTGACACCTGCCCATTCCAGCTCTCGTTCTGCGCTTGATTCCATCCATAGTCGTTGCTCCCAGAGGTCTGTGAATGGAATCTAAAATTTCGCCCTCGGAAATCATCTCACAGCGGCAGACAATTCTTCCATAAGCCGGATTTTTTCTGATCAGCTCATTTCTCTCTTTTGCTGTCAATTCTGCCGGATTTAAAATTCCCTTCCTGGTTTTGCAAAATGCAGGGTTTTCTTTCAACTCCAACACATTTCTCACAATTTCTGCCGCCAGCCTTCCAATTGCAGGGGCACTGGTCAGTCCCGGTGACTCAATGCCAGCGCAATCGATAAATCCTGGTGCATCCTCAACTTCTTGGATCACAAATTCATGTCCATCCTCATGTGCCCGAAGTCCCGCAAATCCGGTAATCACCTGCCGGAATGGAATCTCCTTGACACTGTGCTGTGCTTTTTTGCAAATCTCTTCCATTCCCTGCATGGTTGTGTCTGTTCCTTCCTTTTGTTCCACATCCGTTGCGGTCGGTCCTATCAGAAGGTTTCCATGCACAGTCGGTGTGACAAGCACCCCTTTTCCATACTTTCCGGGCAAGGTGAACACCGTATGACTGACATGTGCTCCTGTGGTTTTATCCAACAGAAAATATTCCCCTTTTCGCGGCGTAATGTGGAGCTTCTTTTCACTGACCATATTGTGGAATTCATCTGCATATACCCCGGCTGCATTGACGACCACTTTTGTTTCGTACACTGTATCCTGTGTGCTGATCCGATATCCACCTTTCACGCTTCGCTCAATTGTTTTCACTTCCTGCTCCAGACAGAAGTCCACACCATTTTGCGCTGCATTCTCTGCCAGTGCGATATTTAAGCCGAACGGACAGACAATCCCGCCTGTCGGTGCATACAACGCCGCAACAGCCTCGTCAGCAATATTGGGTTCCATCGCTTTCAATGCAGCTCTGTCAAGAATCTGCAGCTCCTCCACTCCGTTTCGCCTGCCTCTCTCCAATAATTCATATAACCTTTCCACTTCTTTTTCGTTCGTACAAACCACAAGAGAACCATTCTTCTGATATGGAAAGTCCAGCTCTTTTGAAAGTTTTTCCATCATTTTACTGCCTTCTACATTTAATTTTGCCATCAAACTGCCTTCTTTTGCATCAAATCCTGCATGAACAATCCCACTGTTTGCCTTGGATGTCCCACAACAGACGTCTGCCTCTTTGTCCAGTACACAAAATTTTCCCTGATAACGGGACAACTCTCTTGCAATAGCCGCTCCGCTTACTCCTGCTCCGATTATGATCACATCATACATTTGACTACCTCCCATACAACACAAAAGAGCCTGACAAACAACACATCCTTCGATGCGTTATCCGCCAGACTCTCTTCTCTTTGGCTTTTCTATTCTGTTATAATTACTATATACCTTTTCTTCTGGTATTGGCAAGTGCTTTATTCAGTTTCTTTAAAAATCAGATACATTTGGTATCCATTTCTTTCTAATCGAATACTTTTTCCTAATTTTACCATCTTGCCACTTATACACTCCATGCAACACTTTTCTTTTAATTCTTCAGGAAGTACATATTCCTGTGTTTTTCCTTCTTTTTGCATAAATACATAAAGTGTTTCTTTGGCTCCCTCTTTTTTCAATGCCAAACTATTTTCCGAATTAATCCACTGTAGTTCTGTTGAACAAAAACTATCGTATTTCTTTCTTAGTTCAATCATCCTACTTATAAATTCAAATAATTCCCGGTTCTGCTTCTCTTTTTCCCATATCATGCACTGACGATTACTGTGCTCTCCACCTCCCATACCTATTTCTCCGCCGTAGTAAACACACGGAGTTCCCGGAAAAATAAACATGAATAAATATGCTAATTTTACCAGTGAAACGTCTTGTCCTGCTCTGTTCAAAATTCTCTCTGTATCATGGCTTTCCAACAAATTAAATAAATTTGCTGTTACATTCTTAGGGTAAGACGTCAAAAGCCTTCCAATAGCATAACGGAACTGTTCCTCAGAATATATCCTCTCTCCCTCCTTTTCTTTTCTGAAATACTTCCATATAGGCATTGCAAATTCATAATTCATTACTGCATCAAATTGATCCCCCATAAGCCATGGCAACGAATTATCCCAATTTTCGCCCAAAATATACAATTCAGGATTTCTATCTTTGACTCTTTTTCGAAATTCTCGCCAAAAATCATGTGGAACTTCATTTGAGACATCCAAACGCCATCCATCAATATGATATTTTTCTGTCCAGAAACACGCCGCCTCTAGCAAATACTCTCTAACTTCCGGATTACCTGTATTCCACTTTGGCATTGTCGGTGTATATGCAAATGTTCTGTAATTCAGTTCTTCTCTTGGTATCTCCTGTGGAACTCCATCGAGTACCTGACCATCAAAAATCGGCTTATCTGCATCCAAAATATAAAAATAATCATAATACTTTGATTCTTTTCCATGCATCAACACATCTTGCCAAAATGGATGCTGATATCCACAGTGATTAAACACCGCATCCAACATAATCCTTATTCCCCTCTGATGTGCTTCCTTTACCAACTTCTCAAATATTTCATTTGTTCCAAACTCTGGATCAATTATAAAATAGTCAATCGTATCATATTTATGTGAACTTGTAGCTTTAAAAATAGGTGTTAAATAAATCCCTGTAAACCCTGCCTTTTGGATATAGTCCAACTTTTCGATAATTCCTTCCAGATTTCCCCCAAATTTTTTCAATGCGCCATCCATTTCTTCGCTTCCCCATGGAAGCACATTCCTTCCATCTCCTGGTGTTCCATTACAAAATCTTTCTGGGAAAATCTGATACCATACTGTATGAGCTACCCAATGCGGTGCTTTATACAGATCTTCTTTACAAATATATGGATAATTGAAATAATTAAATAAGTTATATAGTTCCGATTCATCTTCTTTATAAGGAATTCTGTCATGGCATCCCATAATATATTTTTCTTTTTCTGTTTCAATCACAAAACAGTATTTACACCGCTTTGTATCCAGATTTCCTGCTTCTGCAAACCAGCAGTCATACATTTCCGTCATTTGCTCTTTTCTCATCTCCAAGCGAATAATGGATTCTTTATCTAAATCATACATCATAGAACCGTCATTACGAGGAACCCAATTAAATGGATCCAGGGCCAACAATTCTACTTTTCTAACCGCTCCACGTTCGGTTTTTAATCGAATATGTAATGTATTTTCATTATATGCATAGGCATATTCACTCTTTGCCTGATGCAAAACTGTTGTAAAATTCATGATTTCTCCTTCTATTCACTCGCTACTAACGCTTCAAAATCATCCTGTGCCTTTTTTGCACCTTCTTCTGGTGTTATTTTTCCGTCAAATACAGCACTTAATACACTCTGCATAGTGGTCCAATAATAAGAAATTCTTTTTACTTGCGGCATTGGAACAGCGTCGTCAAATGCTTCCGTATATACTTTTAAAGCATCATCATCCTTCAATCCATTGATATTTTCAATATTTTTTCTTGCTGTCACATTGTAAGCTTTCTCGTAAAGAATTTCTGCACCTTCCTCTGATACCAGATATTCTGCAAAAAGCTGTGCAGCATTCGGATATTCAGAATAAGAAGAAACATATGCATTCTGAACACCGGCCATTGTTTTCATCTGTTTTCCGTCCATAGTCGGCAAAGTCGAAACACCAAAATTTGTGTTCTGCTCTTTTAATGTTTTAATCAACCATGAACCAATAAAGTAATATGCCGTTTTTCCATCTATAAAGTTCTGTTCCAGTTGCGTAATTGTTTCAATTTTTAAATCATCTGCTTTCACCGGAATTAATTCATTTAAATTGCGCACTCGCTCCAATGCTTTCAGAAATTCCGGAGTTTTAAATCCAGGATCATCGTTATTTTTTCCATCCTCACCAAAAGGCTTAAATCCATCTACACTTAAAAATGGAAACATATTGTACGCTTCTGTCACTACCGAAAGATACCAAAACTTATTTTCTGCTGGATTATTAAATAACTTTGCTTCCTCAATAATCTGCTCCATAGTCTCTGCCGGCTCTCCCTGTACAAGGTCTTTGTTGTACAACATTGCATAACATTCTATCGTCACTGGAACTCCATATAAATCCCCATCTGTTTCTACGGTTTCCACTGCAATTTCATTGACATCATCCCTGACAGATTCTTCTATTTGATCATTTAACTTCAGAAGGAGTCCTGCATCTTTTGCCGTCAGATATGCATCATGAGATGCCATAAACACATCTGCTCCATTTCCGCTTGGTCCATCCAGTGTCATCTTGTTTACAATGTCCATTCCAGCTTCTTCTACCTCCACTGGAACACCATATTCCTCTTCAAATGCTTTTGCAACCGATTCTCCGTATTCCAGCTTTCCTCCGCCTACCCGAAATTTCAACTGTGCACCTTCTTCTGCAATTAATTCATCTGTACTTTCTGTTGTACTCTCTTCCAGAGGAATCTCTTTCTTTCCACATCCTCCAAGAATACTAAGTGTCAGTACACCTACTAAAACTAATGAAATAATCCTTTTTTTCATACTTTTTCTCCTCCTTTTGCTCGTTAGCCTTTATCTGCACCAGAAGCAACGCCCTGGACTAGATACTTTTGAAACAATATAAATACAATTGTAATTGGAACAGCAACCAGAACAGCTCCTGCTGCAAAAACAGTAAAATTTGTCGTATCTGTTCCATTGATCAGTTCAAATAACCCAACAGCCAATGTTTTGCTATCATTTCCAGATAAAAGAATGTTGGGCAAAATATAATCCATCCACGGCATCATGAATTGTGATACCGCACAGTATGTGATGATAGGTTTTGACATAGGCAATACAATTTTTCCAAATGTCTGAATTTTTGTACATCCATCAATATACGCTGCCTCATCAACCGCTATCGGCAATCCATCCAGATATCCTTTCACAAGCCATGTATTATATGGGATTGCTCCTATTGAATACACGATAACCATCGAAATGGGCTTGCCTACTAATCCCAATGCCAAAAACAGCGTATAGATTGCTGTCATAGACAAAAATGTAGGAAACATCGATAGAATCATCACTGTCAAGAGCCCTGTTTTCCTTCCTTTAAACTGAAACCGTGACATCACCCAGGATGTAAGCATGATCAATATAACAGAACAGCATGTACTGACTACCGCAATTTCCAATGTATTAACAAACCATGTTCCATAGTTTGTTTCTGAAAATAATCGCTGAAAATTATTTAGTGTCAAATGAGACAATGAGAGATTTCCTAATGCATTCCCTGACTGAAAAGCAGAAAGAATAATCCATACTACCGGAACCAATACTACAATAGACATAAACATCAATTCTCCATTCACTAAAATAGCAATGATCTTTTTCTTCATTTCTTTTCTCCTACAACTCTTTAAATGATGTGGTTCTTCTGAAGTTCCATAAAGATACCACTCCTACAAATATAAAAAGCAATACACTCATGACAGCTGCAATATCATACATTTGTTGATTTAGTGTCAATTTATAAATCCAAGAAATTAAAATATCTGTATCACCTGCAAACTGCATCTCTGTATTAATTGGTCCTCCTTGTGTCAGGAAATATATGAGCCCAAATCCATTAAAGTTTGCTGCCATGCTCATAACTAAATTGGGCATTGTAGCTTTAAATACAAGCGGAAGCGTAATTTTCCCAAATTGTTGTATGCTACTAGCCCCATCAATTGCTGCCGCTTCATAAAGACTATGATCTAAATTGGAAAGCACTCCCATCATCATAAGCATAAACATCGGAAATCCCAACCAAAAACTAACACAAATAACTACAATCTTAGCTGATATCGGATCCGAAATAAATCCTATATTTTCTGAAATAAGTCCTAAACGTAACAACAATTGATTCACCGGACTGAACTGACCATTCAAAAGGTTTCTAAATACGAGTAAACTTACCATTTGAGGAATCGCCCACGGAAGAATTAAAATTGACTGAAATACCTTTTTTAATTTTACCGATTTATGGTTCAATATCAGTGCCTGAATCAATCCAAAAAAATAAGGTAACAATGTAGAACACAATGTCCAAATTATCGTCCATCCCAACACCTTAAAAAATGTCTCAGACCAGATTGAAACAGTAAATAATTTTTTAAAATTTTCAAACCCCACCCAGTCTAATAATTGTCCAGGTGGAAGATGATTCCTGTTGTAATTCAAAAATGCTGTCAAAAAAGTAAAAACAATTGGCATTAAGACAACAAAAATAAAAACAATACCTATAGGAATTAAGATAAAATAAGGTAAATTCTTTGAAAAACTTTTTTGCCAAGATACTTTGCTTTCTATTTTTTTGTTTCCTGCCTGTATATCGTAAATATTCCATACATATGTTGCAAAAGCAATTCCCAATATAAGTATTGCAATAACCCCATTAATCAGAAGCATTGTCGAGTGATCTCCATATCTTCCACCTGCTTTTTCACCTAATGTGATCATGCCCCATATTCCTTTTGTAAAAAATCCACCATGAAGCCGTAAAGAAAATTCTGGTATTCTTCCCTGAAAATATTCTATCCAGTACCCACTCAACAGTTCAATCAGCATAATCAGAAATTGAGGCAAAAATAATACGCCTCCTTTAATACGCTGTCTATAGACAAAAAATTGTCCGCTTCCGCAACAAACAATGGATAACAACAGGGCATTTTTCTTTCTCTTCATCTCTCTTTTTTCCATCCTCGTTTTCCTCTCATGTGGTTTTTTATCAGCAATCACTTATGCGTTTAACTAACTGTAGTATACACTTATTTTTGTAACACTTCAATCTTTTTCACATTTTTCAGCATTGTATATAATTGTTATTTATGCATTTTTACTTATGTTAACTTAACATTTTTTTATTAAGTGCGTTGAACAAACTATAAGACCGTATTTTTCTGCATTTTTAAATTCTATTAAGTACTTAATAAAATTGTACAAAAAAAGAAAAGAAACCATGATTTTAGTCACTTCTCACAATTCCTTTTCCTTCACTCTGTTTTCATTTCACTAATTGATCTTTATATAATTAGTACCACTTGGCATATCTAATCTACTGTTATTTCCGTCTATACATAATAATTTCTGCATCACTTCTACTGCTTTTCTTGCTTTTTCTTTATTACTTACAACTATGATCTTCGTGTCTGGAAGAAGCATAATATCTTTCTCTGAATGAACCACAACGCAAATATTCCTATTATCCACATAATTTTCTACCTGTACTCCCAGAATTTCTCCAATAATCAATCCTTTTTTTTGTTGATGTGACTGGAGAAATTCTGGAAGATTACTTCCACTTTTATTAACAAAAATATTTTCTTGTTTTACTCTTTTTCTGATATATTCTAATAGATAATCATTAAAGTAATCTTCCAATACAACATAAAATTCTTCTCCCAAAATTTCTTGTGCTTTATCCAAAAGTTCTTTTGAATCCACTAATACTTTGCAAAATAAAGGATCTGCTACATATCCGTCTATAAAAATAGCTGGAACAAAAAATTTATTAGCAATTTTTTTAAAAAGTGATTCTTCCAGATCAACAATAAAAACCGCGTCTAACGTTCTTCTAATCCCAATAGATACGCCTTCTTCTATTTCTTCTGCTGAAATCAAAAACATATCATACCCCAGAGCATGCAAAATCACACGTATCTCATCTGCCAGATCATAATATTGGTATATCTTACTTTTTTTACTACGAGCCCTCTTATTAATAATCATCCCCACCAGATAGCTCTTTTTTTCTGACAATGCTTTTGCAGCCATATTCGGCACATAATTCAATTTATTTGCCGCCTCAAAAACTCTCAGTCGTGTCTCATGACTAATTCTTTCTGTATCAGAATAATTCAGTACATAAGAAACAGTGGCTGTCGACACTCCTGCCTCTTTAGCAACATCTTTCATCGTAATGCGCTTATCTTTCATTTCATTATTTCCTCTTCTTTTGCCCATCCATGTGCGTACTGCACAGCTTTTTTCCATCCTTTGAGCATTTTCTGCTGTTTTTCGATTTCAATGTCTGGCTGGAACACCCTGTCAATGTCCCAGTTCTGTTTTACATCTTCCTTATCCTTCCAGTATCCCACTGCCAGACCTGCCAGATAAGCAGCTCCCATGGCAGTCGTCTCCACACACTTCGGCCTGTGCACCGGCGCCCGGCTGATATCTGCCTGTGTCTGCATCAGGAAATTATTGGCACTTGCACCGCCATCCACTTTCAGCGCAGAAAGAGCGATTCCGGAATCTGCTCCCATTGCTTCCAGCACATCATTTACCTGATAAGCGAGTGATTCCAGTGTGGCGCGAATAATGTGATCTTTGTTCACGCCCCTGGTCAGTCCCACGATCGTTCCTCTGGCATACTGATCCCAATAAGGTGCTCCAAGCCCGGTAAATGCAGGAACCACATAGCAGCCATTGGTATCCTCCACTTTCTGTGCAAGATATTCTGTATCTGACGCTGAATCAATCAGACGCAGCTCATCCCGCAGCCACTGAATCGCAGCACCTGCCACAAACACGGAGCCTTCCAGTGCATAATTAACTTTTCCTTCCATCCCCCAGGCAATGGTAGTGACCAGACCATTCTCGGAAAAGACCGGTTTTTCGCCGGTGTTCATCAGCAGGAAACATCCGGTTCCGTACGTGTTCTTCGCCTCTCCCTCTTCGAAACAGGTCTGTCCAAACAGCGCTGCCTGCTGATCTCCTGCCGCTCCTGCAATTGGAATCCTTCCTCCGAAAAATCCGGGATCTGCTTCTCCGTAAACAGCACTGCTCGGCTTTGCCTGGGGCAGCATGCATTTTGGAATATCCAGCTCTTCCAAAATCTCATCATCCCACTCCAGCGTATTGATATTAAACAACATCGTCCGGGATGCATTGGAATAATCTGTGACATGCACCGCCCCCTTTGTCAGCTTCCAGATCAGCCAGGTCTCCACTGTACCAAACAGTAATTCTCCCCGTTTTGCCCGTTCTCTTGCACCTTCCACATGGTCTAAGATCCACTTCACTTTCGTTCCGGAAAAATAAGCGTCGATCACAAGCCCGGTCTTCTTCTGAAACATCTCTGTCAGCCCTTTATCTTTCAGGCTGTCACAGTACTCCGAAGTTCTTCTGCACTGCCAGACAATCGCATTATACACCGGTTTTCCTGTATTCTTGTCCCACACGATTGCTGTCTCTCTCTGGTTCGTAATTCCGATCGCCGCAATATCTGCTGCCGATGCATTGATCTGATTCATTGCCTGTCTCGCTACAGAAAGCTGTGTAGACCAGATTTCCCTCGGATCATGCTCCACCCAGCCCGGTTTTGGAAAATACTGCGTAAACTCTTTCTGTGCCATACTGCAGATTTCCCCTTTTTCATTGAACAAAAT
This window of the Mediterraneibacter gnavus ATCC 29149 genome carries:
- a CDS encoding LacI family DNA-binding transcriptional regulator is translated as MKDKRITMKDVAKEAGVSTATVSYVLNYSDTERISHETRLRVFEAANKLNYVPNMAAKALSEKKSYLVGMIINKRARSKKSKIYQYYDLADEIRVILHALGYDMFLISAEEIEEGVSIGIRRTLDAVFIVDLEESLFKKIANKFFVPAIFIDGYVADPLFCKVLVDSKELLDKAQEILGEEFYVVLEDYFNDYLLEYIRKRVKQENIFVNKSGSNLPEFLQSHQQKKGLIIGEILGVQVENYVDNRNICVVVHSEKDIMLLPDTKIIVVSNKEKARKAVEVMQKLLCIDGNNSRLDMPSGTNYIKIN
- the glpK gene encoding glycerol kinase GlpK; protein product: MAKYVMALDAGTTSNRCILFNEKGEICSMAQKEFTQYFPKPGWVEHDPREIWSTQLSVARQAMNQINASAADIAAIGITNQRETAIVWDKNTGKPVYNAIVWQCRRTSEYCDSLKDKGLTEMFQKKTGLVIDAYFSGTKVKWILDHVEGARERAKRGELLFGTVETWLIWKLTKGAVHVTDYSNASRTMLFNINTLEWDDEILEELDIPKCMLPQAKPSSAVYGEADPGFFGGRIPIAGAAGDQQAALFGQTCFEEGEAKNTYGTGCFLLMNTGEKPVFSENGLVTTIAWGMEGKVNYALEGSVFVAGAAIQWLRDELRLIDSASDTEYLAQKVEDTNGCYVVPAFTGLGAPYWDQYARGTIVGLTRGVNKDHIIRATLESLAYQVNDVLEAMGADSGIALSALKVDGGASANNFLMQTQADISRAPVHRPKCVETTAMGAAYLAGLAVGYWKDKEDVKQNWDIDRVFQPDIEIEKQQKMLKGWKKAVQYAHGWAKEEEIMK
- a CDS encoding sugar ABC transporter substrate-binding protein — protein: MKKRIISLVLVGVLTLSILGGCGKKEIPLEESTTESTDELIAEEGAQLKFRVGGGKLEYGESVAKAFEEEYGVPVEVEEAGMDIVNKMTLDGPSGNGADVFMASHDAYLTAKDAGLLLKLNDQIEESVRDDVNEIAVETVETDGDLYGVPVTIECYAMLYNKDLVQGEPAETMEQIIEEAKLFNNPAENKFWYLSVVTEAYNMFPFLSVDGFKPFGEDGKNNDDPGFKTPEFLKALERVRNLNELIPVKADDLKIETITQLEQNFIDGKTAYYFIGSWLIKTLKEQNTNFGVSTLPTMDGKQMKTMAGVQNAYVSSYSEYPNAAQLFAEYLVSEEGAEILYEKAYNVTARKNIENINGLKDDDALKVYTEAFDDAVPMPQVKRISYYWTTMQSVLSAVFDGKITPEEGAKKAQDDFEALVASE
- a CDS encoding sugar ABC transporter permease; amino-acid sequence: MKKKIIAILVNGELMFMSIVVLVPVVWIILSAFQSGNALGNLSLSHLTLNNFQRLFSETNYGTWFVNTLEIAVVSTCCSVILIMLTSWVMSRFQFKGRKTGLLTVMILSMFPTFLSMTAIYTLFLALGLVGKPISMVIVYSIGAIPYNTWLVKGYLDGLPIAVDEAAYIDGCTKIQTFGKIVLPMSKPIITYCAVSQFMMPWMDYILPNILLSGNDSKTLAVGLFELINGTDTTNFTVFAAGAVLVAVPITIVFILFQKYLVQGVASGADKG
- a CDS encoding carbohydrate ABC transporter permease, with protein sequence MEKREMKRKKNALLLSIVCCGSGQFFVYRQRIKGGVLFLPQFLIMLIELLSGYWIEYFQGRIPEFSLRLHGGFFTKGIWGMITLGEKAGGRYGDHSTMLLINGVIAILILGIAFATYVWNIYDIQAGNKKIESKVSWQKSFSKNLPYFILIPIGIVFIFVVLMPIVFTFLTAFLNYNRNHLPPGQLLDWVGFENFKKLFTVSIWSETFFKVLGWTIIWTLCSTLLPYFFGLIQALILNHKSVKLKKVFQSILILPWAIPQMVSLLVFRNLLNGQFSPVNQLLLRLGLISENIGFISDPISAKIVVICVSFWLGFPMFMLMMMGVLSNLDHSLYEAAAIDGASSIQQFGKITLPLVFKATMPNLVMSMAANFNGFGLIYFLTQGGPINTEMQFAGDTDILISWIYKLTLNQQMYDIAAVMSVLLFIFVGVVSLWNFRRTTSFKEL